The following nucleotide sequence is from Caldicellulosiruptor saccharolyticus DSM 8903.
ACATTTTTTCAGTGTCTGCACCAATTGTTGAGAAGGTTTCAGCAAGAATTATAGACAGAAATGTAAATCAGCTCATTGGCTAAAAATTGGTGGGGCTGTCTTCTTTAAGCTACACAGAAGGCAGCCCCGATATGTCTTAATAAAAGTAAATTTAAATTAACAGGAGGTGATATCAGTGCAGGAGATTATAACAAACATTGCTAACATAGGTTTTCCGATTGTACTTTGCGTATATCTTTTAACAAGGTTTGAAAGCAAAATTGACAAGCTTTCTGACACCATAGACAAGCTCTCAGAAAAAATAATACAG
It contains:
- a CDS encoding YvrJ family protein, producing MQEIITNIANIGFPIVLCVYLLTRFESKIDKLSDTIDKLSEKIIQIKSN